ggtcttccagcagttattaatatagtctgtgatatgcgtgatcgactcatcgtccaaattgcgtatcatcttattcgtgatgttatccggacctggtgcagatttggtggtaagtttttgtagggcggcacggatatccgctttggtgaattcttcgtctagagtagtgttgatctggcccgtataatctggatgctgctgagtaggagcctgagagatatatttgagctctacctccctaagaaactcctcctcggtgcccttgtaagcatgtattagtttgttgatggtttgttgttgggcggttttgctgccttctgggtcgagcaggaaccgtagaaaatgccaagttttactaagacttagttgcctgtccatcgcatcgcaggtttcatcccagtgttgccggcttagctgtgttgcatacatctctatctctgtgttgaggagtgctatgcgtttcctgaggtttatgttgtgtttctgtgtcttccacctcttttggagcgattgctttgcatcccacatgtggaggagccggctatcgatctcttcgaggtgtgcctcgggaggtacgattagggtggcattattaatatcctgtttaagcgtgtgtatccagtcctctatgtcgctgatgggttggacctggttctcacgCGATTCGCggaactgggtccagtctaccaactttagctcttttcccgtgggtttacgtgggccaccttgaacatgtacctcgatgatgtagtggtcgctacccaggtcctctatAGGGTATTTTTCCAAgtggctgctgatgtgtttctcgtgaacgtcagatcaggcgttgtgtctttactggagctagtgcccgcacgtgtgggtgtgctagggttggtgatgagagtcaatccctcttgctgcgagtcaaaccagagagggccctacctttaggaaacacataagagtatccccaggcagtgtgtggtgcgttgaagtcccccgctattaacatgggattttggccagcgatgttgagggcgcgtttaaagagtgtgagaaatctgtgcttcttttttttagggttgctgtatatgtttagtataaaaagactttcctgtgtcttgcgtatgccacagtcaaggcgccaacacatttcgacatgacgcggtgcgcgtgctcgcaggcgttcatttcgttacgtcacgccggtgttgccacgccaggcgccggtcctgtcatataccgtcacccccggaaaatcttttcaggcctgcgcccagcaatctgacgtcatttccggccggccgactctcggggaagccgcagcggcagcgagcgcagcgtgggcggcggtggtgacggttcggcggcgtggtgttgacggtgtttcgcgtttgttgctttccgttgttgttttgcggcaatttcgtttccgtgcgtgatgctggagtgatgcgacaatgccgaataagtgttgtgtacccggatgcaccggcaactacaaaacaggaaagaagatacaagtgttttccttccctaaagacgccgacgctctcaaacaatggctacgcgccattcctaggaaggacttcgtgccgacttcgtgcactaaggtaagaatttgagatgctcctgttcttagcttgtcgttgcttgttcgggtagaaatcacctatgatgggaaatacttgagcgtgtggccgccgggcctcgcgaagcgctgacgccagcagttgatgagaatcgcccagaaaggcacgttcgcagcaaggatggtcagctgcgctttgttcactaacagtgccgtggtgtcgtccattcttgcaagctctcggtggaagcgcttcgtggagtgcggtgacatcacgctcccgtgtttcctttcatgttgcttgtaccgcttagcgcagcgcttttatttagatgcttgcgaaacgtaggtagactttgttttagctacacggactgtaagcacggtcatgcaaacgggagcgcacttttttcttttgagaattggcgtctcagacgttcttgaaacgtttgtgcaggtgtgcgcggatcatttcgacgcttcatgcatcgagaagacgacatcgtacacggatccaaggacagggagagttattgaagttgcactcccagtaccacggttgcgtcctggatctgtcccaacggtatttcccggctgtccatcctacctatcagtacgagaccagagcacgagagaaacccctgacgccaagaggagccgacaagaagcctcccaactcgcccgtgctgtagaagagtcgctggcgtcatatgaagcggagcaagaacgagaccggttttcgtccctcgaagaactaagggctcgcctgcaaggggtgtcagtgtctccgaagtggactgtgattcataaagaagagtgctccatgtttttgaacattatcgactatcgtgaaccttgtttgaatgcgtcattgaccgtgtttgcaaaccttgaagtctttgcctgctatcaagtttcaccaatcaagaaccttggtagcgctgttgtaccagactcagttcaaaaagtaagttccttgttggaaattttgaacaacctgtcgatgctgtctgaggagcgctgcacttatcgccacctggctcaggcaatacattcccttctggataaattggaagccagcattgatgaaggcaagaaagagacggtgAACTTTATGAAGGAGCAGCTACTACTTCTTTCTGCAAAGCGCATTCAGTATAGCGCCCAGGTGATGGTCTTTGCATTCATCTTGCGTACAAtgtccatttatgtatgttatgtataacttcgagttgctggtcacaataataccgagaaattatctcgagacctgtacggtacttcttttttgcaaataattgtttgtacttccaccctgtaacggcccacttctgggctaacagtataaataaatgaatgaatgaatgtcaccacatgcctacaagttcctgagaagcacaggtgcactaactttgccccacccaagcactattagaaatgtgtgctcgtctattcaaatgtgcccacaagttgattcttctgacgacactttccttcactatgtgtctcagagattcaaacatctgcaggcacatgaacaatctgttttgttttgagttttatgtggcaagatattgtgttttgtacttttggcatattttcagcattaagggcaacatcttgtgttgcctgtcgtctgcctggaccgagaacaatgcgcactgtgatatttgtacagacggcgtctggctgtgataaataaatatgcattattccattcacgatattcattatttcttgataccttgataagttccccaaccgcggtggctcagtggctaaggcgtagcgctgctgagcactagggcgcggtttcgatacccggctgcggcggccgcatttctgatggaggcgaaaagcaaaaacgcccgtgtgtacgagatttcggcacacaataaagattcccaggtagtcaaacttgatcctgagccctcccctacggcgcgcttcatcgcctgcgttgcgtcggcgcgttaaaccatacaatcaatcgataccttgataaatcgtgcggacatggtgtcaaggcacctcgcccgagtcggtaggcgtgaagggcgctcgcggcaagcgctcgcggctggcgcagccacccagcgaagggcggccggccggccggcgcgatgtgacgtcgtcgacgtcacgtcacgtgacgcgcaggcctgaaaagcttccgggggtgacgcatatactcgcaggcgcgcgccacgctgcgttgctttgacgcatgcgcgtttcagcgcgtccggcgtccctccgtcacgaaaagagggaggcgcagcgttgtctggttaacgcatcggcgcgaaatgcagcatgtcgcatttctcgccggttgccgtcgggccgcgccgatagACACTGGTCTCGCCTGTTGTCGAGTGCTCGCGttgtgctaacgtagcgtcactgggcccagcgtgcgtgcgcgtcaacgctacgttgaagtatcatgggcccttcatgacgcgctcgcggccgttttgctagctccacatatgcca
The nucleotide sequence above comes from Rhipicephalus microplus isolate Deutch F79 chromosome 2, USDA_Rmic, whole genome shotgun sequence. Encoded proteins:
- the LOC142775402 gene encoding uncharacterized protein LOC142775402, which codes for MPNKCCVPGCTGNYKTGKKIQVFSFPKDADALKQWLRAIPRKDFVPTSCTKVCADHFDASCIEKTTSYTDPRTGRVIEVALPVPRLRPGSVPTVFPGCPSYLSVRDQSTRETPDAKRSRQEASQLARAVEESLASYEAEQERDRFSSLEELRARLQGVSVSPKWTVIHKEECSMFLNIIDYREPCLNASLTVFANLEVFACYQVSPIKNLGSAVVPDSVQKVSSLLEILNNLSMLSEERCTYRHLAQAIHSLLDKLEASIDEGKKETVNFMKEQLLLLSAKRIQYSAQVMVFAFILRTMSIYVCYV